From the Tenacibaculum dicentrarchi genome, the window TAATCTTATCATTTTTTGTAGAAACGTTAGAATCGAACTAACTGACTTTAAATTGTCATTTCCAAATTTCTTTAATCGTTACGCTTTATGAAAGCGGTTGCAAATATACATTCTTTTATTTGTTTTAAACAAGTTAAAATTAACTTATTTTTAAAAAATGTTTTTATGAACTTTATAACAATATAAATATAGCTGTTATGGACTACAAATATATGACTCTTTTTTGATTTTTTAAGCTTTTTTATGCATTTATTTTCAATAAATTTAACGAATTACTGATTATCAGTTAATTGGTCTTTTAGCGCTACTTTTTACTGTTGGCTTTTGGGGTCAAGTTTAGCAATAATTGTATTATGAACTAATATATTTTTCTGGCGAACACATAGATTTACCCCTATTTTATTTTTGTCCTTATATATATAGGTGTTAAAATTTGAAGTTATTTTGATTATTGTCGTCACCTGAAAGATGCTCACGATAACCAATTCATAGTCGATTGGCTTGGCTTGCAAAAATTATCTTATTTCTCAAATTATTAAAAAGAACACAAATGCCTAGCCCCGATTGACGCATTTGTTTGAGCTCTTTTTTGTTTTTCTTTTCGAAAAAACAAAAAAAGCGAGTGCGGAAAGCGGGAAATTGCTTCAAAAAATAATTAATGACGAAGAAAAAACCTTTTTATTTCGTATCTTTAAATACTGAAAATAGTTTTTTAGCATCTTAGAAAAGAATTAAAAATGGAATATTTTACATTAGCACGGGTTATTCACGTAATTTGTGTTATTTTATGGATTGGTGGCGTTAGTATGGTTACTACGGTTATAATTCCTGCTGTTAAAGGCATGAAATCGAAAGAAGATCAGATAAAAACTTTTGAACAAATTGAAGGGCGTTTTGCTATTCAGGCAAAAATTACAACTGTATTAACGGGGTTATCGGGGTTTTATATGTTGTATGTTTTAGATGGATGGGATCGGTATTTCGATTATCAGTATTGGTGGATTCATGCGATGACACTTGTTTGGATTTTATTTACACTTGTTCTATATGTTTTAGAGCCGTTTATTTTACATAAATTGTTTAAAAAATACGCAGAAGAAAAACCTAGTAAAACATTTTCTTTTATCCATAAAGTGCATTGGTTTTTATTAATATTAAGCTTGATAACCACCGCGGGAGCTGTTGCGGGAAGTCATGGTTGGTTTTTTATCAAATAAAATAATAGATTTAACGCATAAAAAAACACCAATAAATATAATTCATTGGTGTTTTTTAGCATTTATAAAATATTCTAAAGCTATTTTTCTATTTTACAGCATCGTAGTTATCGTCCCAATTTTTAGGTTTTGGATCGCCTAACTTTCCTACCGATTTCGCTACTAAAGTTGCTACCGTAGCATCTCCTGTTACGTTTATAACGGTTCTACACATATCTAAAGGTCTATCAACAGCAAAAATTAATGCCAATCCGATAGCTAATTTATCGGCTGGAAAACCTACCGATTCTAATACAATTACCAACATTACCATTCCTGCGCCTGGCACTGCGGCAGAACCGATTGATGCTAATAAAGCAGTTAAAATAATGGTTAATTGATCGGCAAATGATAAATCGAAACTTAATGCTTGAGCTATAAATACCGCTGCAACTGCTTGATATAAACTTGTTCCGTCCATGTTAATGGTTGCACCTACTGGCAATACAAAACTTGATACTTCTTTGTCGACACCAACATGTTCTTCAACGCGCTCCATAGTTACGGGTAATGTTGCCGCACTTGAACTTGTTGAAAATGCTAATAACTGCGCAGGGCTAATTTGTTTTAAAAACCAAATTGGATTTTTCTTGGTGAATACACTTATTAAAGTCATGTAAAAAGCCACCATTAACACTAATCCGCCGATTACTGTAAAAGCATATTTTAATAAAGCGAATAATAAATCAGGATCTTTTGATGACACAACTACTGTTGCTAATAATGCAAATACAGCATAAGGTGCCGACAACATAATTAAATCGACCATTTTTAAAACGGCTTCATTTAAAGAATCAAAAAAGTTTTTTAATGGTTTTGCACGTTCTTCGCCTATTAACAACATTGATATTCCTAAGAAAATAGTAAAGAAAATTACTTGTAACATCGATTTGTTGCTTCCCATTGCTTTTATAGCATTGTCAGGAACCATATCGACCAAAAACTGTAATGGTCCGCTTGATTTTTGCTTGCTTGCTTCGGCTATTTTAGCTTGTACTCCGCCACTATTTGCGTAAGTTTCTGTTAATCGTGTAATGGTTTGTTCGGATATTCCTTCGCCTGGTTTTACAATATTTACCAAGGCAAGTCCGATGGTAATGGCAATAACTGTTGTACCTATATATATAACCATGGTACGCAAGCCGATATTTTTAAATTTAGAAATATCTTTTAAGTCTGATATTCCTTTTACCAAAGAGGCAATGATTAATGGTACGGCAATTAATTTTAATAATTTCACAAAAATAGTTCCTATTGGTTTTATCCAACTTCCTACAAAAGAAGCTCCTCCTTCTGTAAATGTCATTCCTATTCCGAATAAAATACCCAAAAGCATTCCTATTAAAATTTGCCAGTGTAACGCTAATTTTTTCATTTAATTGATTTAATTTATATAAGGGCTGTAAGGTAAAATAAATAATTAAAAAAATGTGACGTTTAATTCGTAACTTGTGTCTTAAATAATAGAACTATTACTAATCTTATTAAATCAAAAAAAAATGGCAGGAATTTTAGACTTATTAAACAGTGATTTAGGAAAATCAATTATTTCAGGTGTAGCAGGATCTACCGGGCAAGACACAGGGAAAACAGGTAATGTTTTAACAATGGCTTTACCAGTTTTAATGAAAGCAATGCAACGTAATGCAGCAACACCAGAAGGAGCCCAAGGCTTAATGGGTGCTTTAAATAAACATGATGGTGGTATTTTAGATAATTTAGGTGGTTTGTTTGATGGTGGTGTTAATGCTGATGTTTTACAAGATGGTGGTAATATTTTAAATCATGTTTTAGGAAGTAAACAACAAGGTGTTGAACAAGTTATAGGTCAGAAAACAGGAATGGATTCAGGTGCTATTGCTAGTATTTTAAAAACTGCTGCTCCTTTATTAATGGGGGTTTTAGGAAAACAATCTCGCCAAAATAATATTGGTAGCTCAAATGATTTGGGTAATATGTTAGGTGGTTTACTTGGTGGTAATTCAGCTGCTAAAGAGCAAAACTTTTTAGAACAAATTTTAGATGCCGATGGTGATGGTAGCGTTGTTGATGATATTGCTGGTATGATTTTAGGAGGCGACAACTCTCAAAGTGCTAACGGAGGAATACTTGGCGGATTATTAGGCGGTATTTTTGGTAAAAAATAAGTTTTAAATTTTATAATATCAAAAAGGGTAAACATTTGTTTGCCCTTTTTCTTTTAATTACTTTTGCCACCATGGAAAAATTAAGACAACGTTGGGGATTAAAAACAAATTGGGATGTAATTGCGGTATTAATCGTATTTTCTATTAACGGTTCATTTGCTTCTTGGGTTGCAAAACCGATTACTGCTTTTATAGGGATTTCTTCGGAAACAACATCTCCTTGGATTTATTGGCCGATACGTATTTTACTTATTTTCCCTATTTATCAATCAACATTGCCTTTAGTGGGGTGGTTGTTTGGACAGTTTAAATTCTTTTGGGCTTTTGAAAAAAAGTTTTTAGGGCGTTTAGGATTGGGGTTTCTTTTTAAAGATAAAAACTAATATTGATAAACGATAAATTAGTTTACTGAAAAATATAGTTAAAACTAAAAAATCACGTAAAAACTTCTAACAGAGTTATACGTGATTTTTTTAGTTTTAAATAATACTAAAATCATCAATTTAGCACAAAAGCCTAGCCCCGATTGACGCTTTGTTTGAGCTCTTTTTTTGATTTTTCTTCAAAAAAAAGCGAGTGCGGAAAGCGGGAGATTGCTTCAAATAAATACAAAAAAACTAAACATTTACTATTTTATAAATAGGAATTGGTAAAGCTACTCCTTCGGATAAAAATCGTTTATGCACGGCTTCTTTTAAAGCACATTTATTTTTAAACTCTTTAAAAGGCTCGTTTAACCAAACATAAGCACGCAAATGAATATGATCGGTGTGTATGTCAATTACCCGAACATCTACCTGTGGTTCATTAGCCATAACCTGTTCAGGAGTTCTAAAATCTATTACGGTTGGTAATTTAACGGCTTCTTCTTGAATGATTTTTCGAGCCAAATCAATATTTGCTTTTATTCCTACTTTAAAATTATTAAAACTAAGAATATGCGAATCTTCAATGGTATGATTTAACACAGAATCGGTGCTTATTACTGAGTTTGGGATGATTAATCGCTTGTTTTCAAAGTTATTAATTACCGTATGTCGAAGTGTAATATCTTCAACAATACCAACTCTTTCTTGGTCTAACTTAATATAATCGCCTACTCGAAATGGGCGAAAAAGCACAATAAATGCACCTGCTATTAAATTAGATAACGCCGCCTGTGCCGCAAAACCAATAATAGCGGCTAAAATACCCGCACCCGAAAAAATTAATGTAGCCTTACTACGAAAAGCAGGAACGGTAGTTATAATGTAAGCAATACCAAAAACACCGATAAAAAACTTTACAGAATTTCGGAAAAATAAAATACTAGTTGCTCCATAAGGAGCAATTTTTCTTCTTTTAATAATTTGAACAATAATATAACGTATTATTCTTGATAGCAACCAACAAATAAATACAATAGTTGCTATATAACCTGAAACTCCTAAAAAGGAGTTTAGGTTAAAACGATATGTTAATAATTCATTCATTTATTTATTCTGTTTTTTCATTTAAAATAATGCCGTTTGAGTGTCATCATCTTCTGTATTCTTTTTCTTTTTTTGAAGAAGAGCACGTTCTAAAGCTTTCTTAGCTTTATCTTCTTTTGTTTTTTCAAATTCTTTAGGGATTACCTCAACGTTTAATGGTAAAATTTCTGTTTCTAAAACAGGTTTTTCTTCATTTTCATCGCTTTTTGGTTCAGGTATCCATTCTTCGTAAGGCAACGATTCTAACAGATTAACCGTACGAATTTTATCGGTTGTTAGTTGGTTTCCTTGGGCTTTTATTCCTTTTATAGCGATAAATTCTTCAAAATTAACTTCAATATTTTCTAGGCTACGTTTTGAAAAAACAACCTCAGCCATAGGATGATAATCGGTAGAAATAATCTCTAACTTTGATTTTTCATGTTCAGAAATAAACAGTTCTTCTTTATCTGGTGTTTCTATTAAAAAACGCTTTACGTAATAACGTTCTTTTTCGGCATCAAAATAAATAGCAGAAATAGGTTTTTTAGGTTCCCATTTTTCTAAAATAATCATATCGCTTTCAAAACGCATTGACAAACTTGGTGAAACTGCTTTAATTTTACCTGATTGTGTGGCTATTAAAATTTTATCTTCTGCTCTAAATTCGCCTAACAACTCGCCTCTATCATCAACATTTAAACGCTGAACAGTATCATCAAACCATATTTTTCGAGGTTTTAAGGTAGAAACTCCAGCCGATTTAAAATCTATTTTTCTAATACTATATTTTGTTATTTGGTTTCCTCGGATAGCACGTCCTTTAACTGCCAATTCAGCAAAATCAACATCCCATTTTAACTTTGTAATACCAGCCACTGGTCGTAAATTAACAGTAACAACTTCTGCTTCGCCATTAGGATTTACACTAAAATACAACAATTTTGAACCTTTTGCCCCTGTGGTTAAATCGTATTCTTTATCGCGAGTTACACTTATTACGTTAAAACGCTTCATGTAATTTGCACCTCTCGAACCGTCTCTATACATCATATTATACACCGTACGCTTGTCTCTTTTCTTAAAAACAGCGATGTGAATTATATCTTTACCAACAAAGGTTTTAGAAGCTACTTTAGTAACCATCATAGTCCCATTTCCTTTAAAGATAATAATATCATCGATATCAGCGCAATCGTCAACGTATTCATCTTTTTTAAGCGATGTTCCTACAAAACCTTCCTCTCTATTTACATATAGCTTGGTGTTTCGCATTACTACTTTTGTAGCGACAATATCATCAAAAATTTTGATTTCCGTTTTTCGCTCACGTCCTTTACCGTACTTCGTTTTTAAACTTTTAAAATAATTAATCGCATAAGTGATTAAATTATCTAAATGATTTTTTACTATCGCTATTTTATCTTCTAAAGATTCAATATATTGCTTGGCTTTATCAATATCAAATTTTGAAATTTTCTTAATTCTGATTTCTGTTAAACGGGTAATATCATCGGTGGTTAACGCCCTTTTTAAATGCTGAATATGAGGTTTTAATCCTGCATCAATAGCTTTAATTACACCTTGCCAAGTTTCTTGATTTTCAATATCACGATAAATTCTGTTTTCAATAAAAATACGCTCTAAAGAGGCAAAATGCCATTGTTCTTCAAGTTCATGTAATTGAATTCCTAACTCGCTTTTTAACAATTTTACCGTTAAATCGGTAGAATGTTTTAGTATTTGAGAAACCCCTACAAAAACAGGTTTATTATTCTCAATAGTACAGGCTAATGGCGATATCGAGTTTTCGCAATTGGTAAAAGCGTATAAAGCATCAATGGTTTTATCTGGAGATATCCCTGTTGGCAAATGCACCAATATTTCAACATCTGCTGCTGTATTATCTTCAATTTTACGAATTTTAATTTTCCCTTTTTCATTGGCTTTTAAAATACTATCAATTAAAGATGTTGTGGTTGTTCCGAAAGGAATTTCGGTAATAACCAATGTTTTTTTATCTAGCTGCGTAATATTTGCACGTACTCG encodes:
- a CDS encoding mechanosensitive ion channel family protein, which gives rise to MNELLTYRFNLNSFLGVSGYIATIVFICWLLSRIIRYIIVQIIKRRKIAPYGATSILFFRNSVKFFIGVFGIAYIITTVPAFRSKATLIFSGAGILAAIIGFAAQAALSNLIAGAFIVLFRPFRVGDYIKLDQERVGIVEDITLRHTVINNFENKRLIIPNSVISTDSVLNHTIEDSHILSFNNFKVGIKANIDLARKIIQEEAVKLPTVIDFRTPEQVMANEPQVDVRVIDIHTDHIHLRAYVWLNEPFKEFKNKCALKEAVHKRFLSEGVALPIPIYKIVNV
- a CDS encoding DUF937 domain-containing protein; this encodes MAGILDLLNSDLGKSIISGVAGSTGQDTGKTGNVLTMALPVLMKAMQRNAATPEGAQGLMGALNKHDGGILDNLGGLFDGGVNADVLQDGGNILNHVLGSKQQGVEQVIGQKTGMDSGAIASILKTAAPLLMGVLGKQSRQNNIGSSNDLGNMLGGLLGGNSAAKEQNFLEQILDADGDGSVVDDIAGMILGGDNSQSANGGILGGLLGGIFGKK
- a CDS encoding dicarboxylate/amino acid:cation symporter, which translates into the protein MKKLALHWQILIGMLLGILFGIGMTFTEGGASFVGSWIKPIGTIFVKLLKLIAVPLIIASLVKGISDLKDISKFKNIGLRTMVIYIGTTVIAITIGLALVNIVKPGEGISEQTITRLTETYANSGGVQAKIAEASKQKSSGPLQFLVDMVPDNAIKAMGSNKSMLQVIFFTIFLGISMLLIGEERAKPLKNFFDSLNEAVLKMVDLIMLSAPYAVFALLATVVVSSKDPDLLFALLKYAFTVIGGLVLMVAFYMTLISVFTKKNPIWFLKQISPAQLLAFSTSSSAATLPVTMERVEEHVGVDKEVSSFVLPVGATINMDGTSLYQAVAAVFIAQALSFDLSFADQLTIILTALLASIGSAAVPGAGMVMLVIVLESVGFPADKLAIGLALIFAVDRPLDMCRTVINVTGDATVATLVAKSVGKLGDPKPKNWDDNYDAVK
- a CDS encoding DUF6787 family protein; the protein is MEKLRQRWGLKTNWDVIAVLIVFSINGSFASWVAKPITAFIGISSETTSPWIYWPIRILLIFPIYQSTLPLVGWLFGQFKFFWAFEKKFLGRLGLGFLFKDKN
- a CDS encoding DNA gyrase/topoisomerase IV subunit A, which encodes MSEEINEHEEEVNNPIDNSSDLEMPEETSEEIDNTETITKVTGMYKEWFLDYASYVILERAVPSLEDGLKPVQRRIMHSMKDLDDGRYNKVANIVGHTMQYHPHGDASIADAMVQVGQKDLLIDMQGNWGNILTGDRAAAARYIEARLSKFALEVVFNPKTTQWKQSYDGRRKEPIDLPVKFPLLLAQGAEGIAVGLSTKILPHNFNELIAASIKYLRGRSFTIYPDFLTGGVADFTNYNDGKRGGKVRVRANITQLDKKTLVITEIPFGTTTTSLIDSILKANEKGKIKIRKIEDNTAADVEILVHLPTGISPDKTIDALYAFTNCENSISPLACTIENNKPVFVGVSQILKHSTDLTVKLLKSELGIQLHELEEQWHFASLERIFIENRIYRDIENQETWQGVIKAIDAGLKPHIQHLKRALTTDDITRLTEIRIKKISKFDIDKAKQYIESLEDKIAIVKNHLDNLITYAINYFKSLKTKYGKGRERKTEIKIFDDIVATKVVMRNTKLYVNREEGFVGTSLKKDEYVDDCADIDDIIIFKGNGTMMVTKVASKTFVGKDIIHIAVFKKRDKRTVYNMMYRDGSRGANYMKRFNVISVTRDKEYDLTTGAKGSKLLYFSVNPNGEAEVVTVNLRPVAGITKLKWDVDFAELAVKGRAIRGNQITKYSIRKIDFKSAGVSTLKPRKIWFDDTVQRLNVDDRGELLGEFRAEDKILIATQSGKIKAVSPSLSMRFESDMIILEKWEPKKPISAIYFDAEKERYYVKRFLIETPDKEELFISEHEKSKLEIISTDYHPMAEVVFSKRSLENIEVNFEEFIAIKGIKAQGNQLTTDKIRTVNLLESLPYEEWIPEPKSDENEEKPVLETEILPLNVEVIPKEFEKTKEDKAKKALERALLQKKKKNTEDDDTQTALF